In Erigeron canadensis isolate Cc75 chromosome 6, C_canadensis_v1, whole genome shotgun sequence, the following are encoded in one genomic region:
- the LOC122605110 gene encoding probable aldo-keto reductase 4, protein MARVPRVKLGSQGLEVSAQGLGCMGMSAFYGPPKPDDDMIHLIHHAVDAGVTFLDTSDIYGPKTNEILLGKALKGGIREKVELATKFGIKYDGNVREVCGDPAYVRAACEASLQRLEVDCIDLYYQHRIDTRLPIEITMGELKKLVEEGKIKYVGLSEASASTIRRAHAVHPITAIQLEWSLWTRDVEDDIIPTCRELGIGIVAYSPLGRGFFSSGPKMMEKLEEGDFRKYLPRFQPENLDHNKILFERVNEIAAKKGCTPSQLALAWVHHQGNDVVPIPGTTKIENLEQNIGALSVRLTPEEMADLESIASADSVKGSRYGAGISTYLDSETPPLSSWKS, encoded by the exons ATGGCAAGAGTTCCAAGAGTGAAACTGGGTTCACAAGGTTTAGAAGTATCAGCTCAGGGTTTGGGTTGTATGGGTATGTCCGCTTTTTACGGACCCCCCAAACCCGACGATGATATGATCCACCTTATCCATCACGCCGTTGATGCCGGCGTTACTTTTCTTGATACCTCCGATATTTACGGCCCAAAAACCAATGAGATCCTTCTTGGCAAG GCTTTAAAGGGAGGAATCCGGGAGAAAGTAGAGTTGGCTACTAAATTTGGGATTAAATATGATGGTAATGTGAGGGAGGTTTGCGGAGATCCGGCATATGTAAGGGCTGCTTGTGAAGCTAGCCTGCAGCGACTTGAAGTCGATTGTATTGATTTGTATTATCAGCATAGGATTGACACTCGTTTGCCTATCGAAATCACG ATGGGAGAATTAAAGAAGTTGGTGGAAGAAGGAAAAATTAAATACGTTGGATTATCAGAGGCATCAGCATCCACCATCAGAAGAGCCCATGCTGTGCACCCAATAACAGCTATACAACTAGAATGGTCCTTGTGGACTAGAGACGTTGAAGATGATATCATTCCTACTTGCAG AGAACTCGGGATTGGAATCGTTGCATACAGCCCTCTAGGACGAGGATTCTTCTCATCTGGTCCAAAAATGATGGAGAAGTTGGAAGAGGGTGATTTCCGTAAG TATCTTCCAAGGTTCCAACCTGAAAATCTTGACCACAACAAGATTTTGTTCGAGAGGGTTAACGAAATAGCAGCTAAGAAGGGGTGTACACCTTCACAGCTAGCACTGGCTTGGGTTCACCACCAGGGAAATGATGTGGTTCCCATTCCAGGAACCACCAAGATAGAAAACCTTGAACAGAACATCGGTGCTTTATCTGTGAGGCTAACACCAGAAGAGATGGCTGACCTCGAATCCATTGCGTCAGCTGATTCAGTCAAGGGTTCACGATATGGTGCTGGTATTTCAACTTATCTGGACTCCGAGACTCCTCCATTGTCATCATGGAAATCTTAA